One window of Neisseria subflava genomic DNA carries:
- a CDS encoding TonB-dependent receptor plug domain-containing protein, with product MNKVSSPVFRLSIITLALSTSFAHAENLQPAETAELNEIKVTGTAVPTRVTRNQLDREISTDLKQVMKDQIGMDVGGGNGVAQFYSIRGVGEDKINLEVDNTSQSTKIFHHQSRFQLDPALVKSINVEKGTGAASAGLGAVGGTIRVTTVDAKDLLTDGKPFGFKLGAGLSSNKGSTGSAAVYGYQNGFDALFAGNFLNNRDYKDGNGNVNLGSRLKQHSYLAKLGYDFNDDHGIRLTYRQEYQKGNRTDKAEFQNVDSYIGVDGTYQKEQTYNLEYRGRNVGFIDKIDANVFQINTDDTKPPKGAPSPKAQASGTAQGGVPIGQLELSKIKATGANLNLASSFGDGHIVKYGVNYRHETSEPSDKGAWLKILGLYDRDKEKKAEYGVYAEGIWNLHPVTLTTGLRYDHFKYNAASKQSASHGQLNPSISAIWDINDNFSLLANLNQASRAPRLNEALLANERAGAAADLDSNLKAETARRAEIGFKWRNDNFNVSGSVFHQRIKNLIVYRWAKINNNTASITERGKIYNGGTLKTYGYELDASYRWGGLTARAGVSYVKPRLNGEMYYGESPIQEEDHESSFTFWNTGRQWLTGLSYQFENPKLEIGWRGRYAQSVKYTDVARGLGTIHGKKAGYGVHDIYANWQPLKKDNLNVNFAVNNIGNKQYRSHSQRFPDGNGRVPFYERGREFALGVNYRF from the coding sequence ATGAATAAGGTCTCCTCTCCTGTATTCCGCCTTAGTATCATTACACTCGCATTATCAACAAGCTTCGCTCATGCCGAAAATTTGCAACCCGCAGAAACTGCCGAGTTGAATGAAATTAAGGTCACCGGTACTGCCGTACCGACTCGTGTAACCCGCAACCAGCTCGACCGCGAAATTTCGACCGATTTAAAACAAGTCATGAAAGATCAAATCGGTATGGATGTTGGTGGCGGCAACGGCGTAGCACAGTTTTACAGCATCCGCGGCGTTGGTGAAGACAAAATTAACCTAGAAGTCGACAACACCAGCCAATCCACAAAAATCTTCCACCACCAAAGCCGCTTCCAGCTTGATCCTGCTCTGGTGAAAAGCATCAACGTCGAAAAAGGCACAGGAGCGGCGAGCGCGGGTTTGGGTGCGGTCGGCGGTACCATCCGCGTAACAACGGTTGACGCCAAAGACCTGCTGACCGACGGCAAACCTTTCGGTTTCAAACTGGGCGCAGGCTTGAGCAGCAATAAAGGCTCAACCGGCAGCGCAGCGGTTTACGGCTATCAAAACGGCTTCGATGCCCTGTTTGCAGGCAACTTCCTCAACAACCGTGACTACAAAGACGGCAACGGCAATGTCAATCTCGGCAGTCGTCTGAAACAGCACAGCTACCTCGCCAAACTCGGCTACGACTTCAACGACGACCACGGCATCCGCCTGACCTACCGTCAGGAATACCAAAAAGGCAACCGCACCGACAAAGCCGAGTTCCAAAACGTTGACAGCTACATCGGCGTGGACGGCACTTATCAAAAAGAGCAGACCTACAATCTGGAATACCGTGGCCGTAACGTCGGCTTTATCGACAAAATCGATGCCAACGTCTTCCAAATCAACACCGATGACACCAAACCGCCTAAAGGCGCTCCTTCTCCAAAAGCCCAAGCTTCCGGCACGGCGCAAGGCGGCGTTCCCATCGGTCAGCTTGAGCTAAGCAAAATCAAAGCGACCGGCGCGAATCTGAACCTCGCCAGCTCCTTCGGCGACGGACACATAGTGAAATACGGCGTCAACTACCGCCACGAAACCTCCGAGCCGTCCGACAAAGGCGCGTGGCTGAAGATTCTCGGCCTGTATGACCGCGACAAAGAGAAAAAAGCCGAATACGGCGTGTACGCGGAAGGCATTTGGAACCTGCACCCCGTTACCCTGACCACCGGCCTGCGTTACGACCATTTCAAATACAACGCCGCCAGCAAACAAAGTGCGTCGCACGGACAACTCAACCCCAGCATCAGCGCGATTTGGGACATCAACGACAACTTCTCCCTCTTGGCAAACCTCAATCAGGCAAGCCGTGCGCCCCGCCTGAACGAAGCCCTGTTGGCTAACGAACGTGCAGGTGCCGCCGCCGATTTGGACAGCAACCTCAAAGCTGAAACTGCCCGCCGTGCTGAAATTGGCTTCAAATGGCGCAACGACAACTTCAACGTCAGCGGCAGCGTGTTCCACCAACGCATCAAAAACCTCATCGTCTATCGTTGGGCAAAAATCAACAACAACACCGCCTCCATCACCGAACGCGGCAAGATTTACAACGGCGGTACGCTCAAAACCTACGGCTACGAACTTGACGCATCCTATCGCTGGGGCGGTCTGACCGCACGCGCCGGCGTGTCCTACGTCAAACCCCGTCTGAACGGCGAAATGTACTACGGCGAAAGCCCGATTCAAGAGGAAGACCACGAAAGCTCGTTCACCTTCTGGAACACCGGCCGCCAATGGCTGACCGGTCTGTCTTACCAGTTTGAAAACCCCAAACTCGAAATCGGCTGGCGCGGCCGCTACGCCCAAAGCGTGAAATACACCGACGTCGCCCGCGGACTAGGCACGATACACGGTAAGAAAGCCGGTTACGGCGTACACGACATCTACGCCAACTGGCAGCCGCTGAAAAAAGACAACCTGAACGTCAACTTCGCCGTCAACAACATCGGCAACAAGCAATACCGTTCACACAGCCAACGCTTCCCCGACGGCAACGGACGCGTGCCCTTCTACGAACGTGGCCGCGAGTTTGCCTTGGGCGTGAACTATCGTTTCTGA
- the hemE gene encoding uroporphyrinogen decarboxylase, whose protein sequence is MTALKNDTFLRALLKQPVEYTPIWMMRQAGRYLPEYKATRARAGSFLDLCKNTKLATEVTIQPLERFDLDAAILFSDILTVPDAMGLGLYFAEGEGPKFERALQHEADIAKLQVPDMEKLQYVFDAVTSIRKALDGRVPLIGFSGSPFTLACYMVEGGSSKEFRTIKTMMYSRPDLLHKILDTNAQAITAYLNAQIDAGAQAVQIFDTWGGVLSDAAFKEFSLKYIRQIVAGLKRESEGRRVPVIVFAKGGGLWLESMAEIGADALGLDWTCNIGEARRRVGEQVALQGNFDPFVLFGTPESIRTEVARILADYGNGSGHVFNLGHGINQHTNPEHAKILVDTVHELSRQYHR, encoded by the coding sequence ATGACTGCTCTGAAAAACGACACTTTCCTCCGCGCCCTGCTCAAACAGCCTGTCGAATACACCCCCATCTGGATGATGCGCCAAGCCGGACGCTATCTGCCTGAATATAAAGCCACGCGCGCACGCGCAGGCAGCTTTCTCGATTTGTGCAAAAACACCAAGCTGGCGACCGAAGTCACCATCCAGCCTTTAGAACGTTTTGATCTGGACGCGGCAATTCTGTTTTCCGATATTCTGACCGTACCCGACGCCATGGGTTTGGGCCTGTACTTTGCCGAAGGCGAAGGCCCGAAATTTGAACGCGCCTTGCAACACGAAGCCGACATTGCAAAACTGCAGGTTCCCGACATGGAAAAACTGCAATACGTCTTTGATGCCGTAACTTCTATCCGTAAAGCATTGGACGGCCGAGTTCCGCTGATCGGCTTCTCCGGCAGCCCGTTCACACTCGCCTGCTACATGGTCGAAGGCGGCAGCAGCAAAGAATTCCGCACCATCAAAACCATGATGTATTCGCGTCCTGATTTGCTGCATAAAATCCTCGACACCAATGCCCAAGCCATTACCGCCTACCTCAACGCCCAAATCGATGCCGGTGCACAAGCCGTACAAATTTTCGATACTTGGGGCGGCGTGTTGAGCGATGCCGCATTTAAAGAATTCAGCCTGAAGTACATCCGACAAATCGTTGCCGGGCTCAAACGCGAAAGCGAAGGCCGCCGCGTGCCTGTTATCGTATTTGCGAAAGGCGGCGGCTTATGGCTGGAAAGCATGGCAGAAATCGGCGCAGACGCATTGGGCTTGGACTGGACCTGTAACATCGGCGAAGCACGCCGTCGCGTCGGCGAACAAGTTGCCCTGCAAGGCAATTTTGATCCGTTTGTCCTCTTTGGCACACCGGAATCTATCCGCACCGAAGTCGCACGCATCCTTGCCGACTACGGCAACGGCAGCGGCCATGTATTCAACCTCGGACACGGCATCAACCAACACACCAATCCGGAACACGCCAAAATCTTGGTCGATACCGTACACGAATTGTCTCGTCAGTATCACCGTTAA
- a CDS encoding heme biosynthesis protein HemY, with protein sequence MKTVVWIVILFAAAVGLALASGIYTGNVYVVVEQTMLRINLHAFVLGLLLSVFVLYFLIKFVFGLLNIPVRMQRFGIARKGRQASASLNSAGLAYFEGRFEKAEQEAAKVLQNKEAGDNRTLALMLGAHAADQMENFELRDRYLHEIEQLPQKQQLSRHLLLAESALGRRDYSTAAQNLEAAAKINSNLSRLVRLQLRYAFDHGDAADVLAKAEKLVKAGAINDYEAGQYQNWAYRRLLSEVTDAGSLKACLKHIPESLKSGELCVAIAEKYERLGLYADAVKWVKTHYPQNRQPELLEAFVESVRFLSERDQQKAIDLADSWLQEQPDNAPLLMYLGQLAYGRKLWGKAQGYLEASIALQPSVSAHLVLARVFDETDQPQKAQEQRNLVLESVAEEEHPSALPQPN encoded by the coding sequence ATGAAAACCGTCGTTTGGATTGTCATTCTGTTTGCCGCCGCCGTCGGTTTAGCTTTAGCTTCCGGTATTTATACCGGCAACGTGTACGTCGTGGTTGAACAAACCATGCTACGTATCAATCTGCATGCCTTTGTTTTAGGCCTGCTGTTGAGCGTATTCGTCTTGTATTTCCTGATTAAATTCGTGTTCGGCCTCTTAAATATTCCAGTGCGTATGCAACGCTTCGGTATTGCCCGCAAAGGCCGTCAGGCTTCCGCCTCTTTGAACAGCGCAGGTCTGGCATATTTTGAAGGTCGTTTTGAAAAAGCCGAACAAGAAGCCGCCAAAGTCTTGCAAAACAAAGAAGCAGGCGACAACCGTACCCTGGCTTTGATGTTGGGCGCGCATGCAGCCGACCAAATGGAAAACTTTGAATTACGCGACCGCTATCTGCACGAAATCGAACAGCTGCCACAAAAACAGCAGCTTTCCCGTCATCTTTTGCTGGCCGAATCTGCACTGGGCCGCCGCGATTATTCGACTGCCGCACAAAACCTTGAAGCAGCAGCAAAAATCAATAGCAACCTGAGCCGCCTGGTCCGCCTGCAATTGCGTTATGCCTTTGATCACGGCGATGCTGCAGATGTCTTGGCAAAAGCGGAAAAACTGGTTAAAGCCGGCGCCATCAACGATTACGAAGCCGGACAGTATCAAAATTGGGCATATCGCCGCCTCTTAAGCGAAGTAACCGATGCAGGCAGTCTGAAAGCTTGTTTGAAACACATTCCAGAAAGCTTGAAATCAGGCGAATTATGTGTCGCGATTGCCGAAAAATACGAGCGTTTAGGTTTGTATGCCGATGCAGTCAAATGGGTTAAAACCCATTATCCGCAAAACCGCCAGCCTGAGCTATTGGAAGCATTTGTCGAATCCGTACGTTTCCTAAGCGAGCGCGACCAGCAAAAAGCCATCGACTTGGCAGATTCTTGGCTGCAGGAACAACCAGACAATGCACCGCTGTTGATGTATCTTGGCCAACTGGCTTACGGCCGCAAACTTTGGGGCAAAGCCCAAGGCTACCTCGAAGCCAGCATCGCCCTGCAACCCAGCGTATCCGCACATTTGGTCTTGGCGCGCGTGTTTGATGAAACCGACCAACCTCAAAAAGCGCAAGAACAACGCAATCTGGTTTTGGAAAGCGTGGCCGAAGAAGAACATCCGTCAGCCCTTCCTCAACCAAATTGA
- a CDS encoding uroporphyrinogen-III C-methyltransferase, with product MPESNNLPQNNSPVIIKQSGGKALAAGATVLALLGLGASGFLFVQGQNVLKNQELEFNQKIDKAALGESENASLLKDNLNRQTAIQAELDRLNNGQKNNSDQILQTQKAYQELLKGRINWLVDEAESMLNTASQQLMLSGNLQGAVSVLEHIDSRLSRFEQPELIPVKQAISNDLAALKNRPYVDISATALRIDRLETGISGLPLVLDGVLKPGAAPVEAANSGTWWENTWEKSLNALKGLVEVRHLDSNDAMLISPEQTYFIRENLRLRLLDARIALLQHNGEVYQSDLNNVEATVKQYFDSKSPATQSWLKELAELKALDVRMISDDSLKASLSAVRAYQEGSRTQMTTEEATQTQAAEKTASAPAATTEQATTAAPAAASAPQSLEAPALPSENKKEPAAEAAKPQNQTKPAAKIKGEQA from the coding sequence ATGCCCGAGTCCAACAATCTCCCACAAAACAACTCCCCTGTTATCATCAAACAATCTGGCGGCAAAGCCTTGGCCGCAGGTGCAACCGTCTTGGCACTGCTTGGCCTAGGCGCGAGCGGATTCCTGTTTGTACAGGGTCAAAATGTTTTAAAAAACCAAGAGCTCGAATTCAACCAAAAAATCGACAAAGCCGCGTTAGGTGAATCTGAAAACGCCAGCCTTTTAAAAGACAACCTCAACCGCCAAACCGCTATTCAGGCCGAGTTAGACCGCCTGAACAACGGTCAAAAAAACAATAGCGATCAAATCCTGCAAACGCAGAAAGCTTATCAAGAGTTACTCAAAGGCCGTATCAACTGGCTGGTTGATGAAGCCGAATCCATGTTGAACACTGCTTCGCAACAATTGATGCTGTCAGGCAACCTCCAAGGCGCGGTCAGCGTATTGGAACACATCGACAGCCGCTTAAGCCGTTTTGAACAACCTGAACTTATCCCCGTCAAACAAGCCATCAGCAATGATTTGGCTGCACTGAAAAACCGTCCTTATGTCGATATTTCCGCTACTGCCTTGCGTATCGACCGTTTGGAAACTGGTATTTCCGGCCTGCCTTTGGTCTTGGACGGCGTATTGAAACCGGGTGCCGCGCCTGTCGAAGCCGCCAATTCAGGAACTTGGTGGGAAAACACATGGGAGAAATCCCTCAATGCCCTCAAAGGCTTGGTTGAAGTCCGTCATCTGGACAGCAACGACGCCATGTTGATTTCGCCCGAACAAACCTACTTCATCCGTGAAAACCTGCGCCTGCGCCTTTTGGATGCGCGCATTGCCCTGTTGCAACACAACGGCGAAGTGTATCAAAGCGATTTGAACAACGTTGAAGCAACCGTCAAACAATACTTCGACAGCAAATCCCCTGCTACGCAGTCATGGTTGAAAGAGTTGGCTGAACTCAAAGCCCTTGATGTCCGCATGATTTCAGACGACAGCCTGAAAGCCAGCTTGAGCGCCGTTCGTGCTTATCAAGAAGGTTCGCGTACACAAATGACGACCGAAGAAGCTACGCAAACCCAAGCTGCCGAGAAAACCGCTTCCGCTCCGGCTGCAACTACCGAGCAAGCCACCACTGCCGCTCCTGCTGCCGCTTCTGCCCCTCAGTCTTTAGAAGCACCTGCATTGCCGTCTGAAAACAAAAAAGAACCGGCCGCCGAAGCTGCCAAACCACAAAACCAAACCAAGCCTGCTGCCAAAATTAAAGGAGAGCAAGCATGA
- the cls gene encoding cardiolipin synthase: MNFLKDITWTEIFIFAHTCAALACMLRVLYKQKNIGSTFAWLIILFLFPVFGTIAYILIGEPRLGTARAKRTGEMNRFYRNFAAAHLTDMYLDIADQVKSRYHGISKVAEKGTGLGATRGNAMSLLSTTDTIIDSMLADIRGAAHSCLLAFYIIEPKGRIEEILNEILAAADRGVDCAILADAVGSRSFLESDWVEKLRQAGVEVHTSLPVGIWRTLFTRTDLRNHRKLLVIDSKIGYTGSFNLVDPRYFKQNSGVGEWIDAMMRCTGPMVLELSAVFFADLAVETDKNLQNVQTYLNQAKNLLPQILPEKMQQGNIVAQIIPSAPEQSSFVIYETIISAIYAATKQITITTPYFVPDEPLLMALTVAAKRGVKVTLILPAKVDSLMVRYASRAYYPMLLEAGVKIAMFEGGLLHAKTLTIDEDYSLFGTVNMDMRSFFLNLEISLAIYDRDTTKQICNLQRDYLKNSSYIAIKSWQQRSKLRGLVENAVRLMSPLL; the protein is encoded by the coding sequence ATGAATTTCTTAAAAGACATCACCTGGACCGAGATTTTTATCTTCGCCCATACCTGCGCCGCACTCGCCTGCATGCTGCGCGTGTTGTACAAACAAAAAAACATCGGCTCAACCTTTGCATGGCTGATTATCCTCTTCCTTTTCCCCGTATTCGGAACCATCGCCTACATCCTCATCGGCGAGCCGCGTCTCGGTACGGCCCGCGCCAAACGTACCGGCGAAATGAACCGTTTCTACCGCAACTTTGCCGCCGCCCACCTTACCGATATGTATCTCGATATTGCCGACCAAGTGAAATCGCGTTACCACGGCATCAGTAAAGTTGCCGAAAAAGGAACGGGGCTGGGTGCAACCCGAGGCAACGCCATGAGCCTGCTCTCAACCACCGACACTATCATCGACAGCATGCTTGCCGACATACGCGGCGCAGCACATTCCTGCCTGTTGGCCTTTTACATTATCGAACCCAAGGGCCGCATCGAAGAAATTCTAAATGAAATTCTTGCCGCCGCAGATCGAGGCGTAGACTGCGCCATACTGGCCGACGCCGTCGGCAGCAGGAGCTTTCTTGAAAGCGATTGGGTAGAGAAACTGCGCCAAGCCGGCGTTGAAGTACATACCTCCTTGCCTGTCGGCATCTGGCGTACATTATTCACACGAACCGACCTGCGCAACCACCGTAAACTCCTCGTCATCGACAGCAAAATCGGTTACACCGGCAGCTTCAACCTCGTCGATCCGCGCTACTTCAAACAAAACTCAGGCGTCGGCGAATGGATAGATGCCATGATGCGTTGCACAGGGCCTATGGTACTGGAGCTGTCAGCCGTCTTCTTCGCCGACCTTGCCGTCGAAACCGATAAAAACCTCCAAAACGTACAAACATACCTCAACCAAGCAAAAAACCTGCTGCCCCAAATCCTTCCCGAAAAAATGCAGCAAGGCAATATTGTTGCCCAAATCATTCCCTCCGCCCCCGAGCAAAGCAGCTTTGTCATCTACGAAACCATCATCAGCGCCATCTATGCCGCTACCAAACAAATCACAATTACCACCCCCTACTTCGTCCCCGACGAGCCGCTTCTCATGGCATTAACCGTCGCCGCCAAACGCGGCGTCAAAGTAACCCTGATACTGCCCGCCAAAGTCGATTCACTGATGGTACGCTACGCCTCACGCGCCTACTACCCTATGCTGCTGGAAGCCGGCGTCAAAATCGCCATGTTTGAAGGTGGCCTTCTGCATGCCAAAACCTTGACCATAGACGAAGACTACTCCCTCTTCGGTACGGTCAATATGGACATGCGCAGCTTCTTCCTTAACCTCGAAATCAGCCTCGCCATCTACGATCGCGACACCACCAAACAAATCTGCAACCTCCAACGTGACTACCTCAAAAACAGCAGCTACATTGCCATCAAATCATGGCAACAACGCTCCAAACTCCGCGGCCTCGTAGAAAATGCCGTCCGCCTGATGAGCCCTTTGCTGTAA